The Suncus etruscus isolate mSunEtr1 chromosome 14, mSunEtr1.pri.cur, whole genome shotgun sequence genome contains a region encoding:
- the NECAB2 gene encoding N-terminal EF-hand calcium-binding protein 2 — translation MCERAARLCRAGAHRLLREPPPQGRALGGLLRWVGARMGEPRAPLVPDTPAADPRPGPRPPSPHGGTAVILDIFRRADKNDDGRLSLDEFQLFFADGVLSGPELEGLFHAIDSDNTNHVDTKELCDYFVGHMGDYEDVLASLETLNHSVLKAMGYTKKVYEGGSSVDQFVTRFLLKETASQIRALLGSVESAVDAIEEQTSQIRQNHSLPSCGTVDTWSRGTPHPESPNHKLPAPEQERGALLGSGDPKEKGLEAQVSRLAELIGRLESKALWFDLQQRLSDEEGSDMHVQLIRQEMAVCPEQLSTFLESLRQYLRATAGASACVHVAAVRLSDGFTFVVYEFWETEAEWKRHLQSPVCKGFRHTKVDALSQPEDLSRISVPAVWCTMGQD, via the exons ATGTGCGAGCGGGCGGCGCGCCTGTGCAGGGCCGGCGCGCACAGGCTGCTCCGGGAGCCGCCGCCGCAGGGCCGGGCGCTGGGCGGGCTGCTGCGCTGGGTGGGCGCCAGGATGGGGGAGCCCCGCGCGCCGCTGGTCCCCGACACCCCCGCTGCCGACCCTCGGCCCGGACCCCGGCCCCCTTCGCCGCACGGGGGCACCGCCGTCATCCTGGAC ATCTTCCGCCGAGCGGACAAAAATG ATGATGGGCGGCTGTCCTTGGATGAGTTCCAGCTTTTCTTCGCTGACGGTGTGCTCAGCGGCCCAGAGCTGGAGGGCCTTTTCCATGCCATTGACTCGGACAACACCAA CCATGTGGATACCAAAGAGCTGTGTG ATTATTTTGTGGGCCACATGGGAGATTATGAAGACGTCTTGGCTTCCCTGGAAACCTTGAACCACTCTGTCCTGAAGGCCATGGGCTACACCAAGAAG GTGTACGAGGGTGGCAGCAGCGTGGATCAGTTCGTGACACGCTTCTTGCTCAAGGAGACAGCCAGCCAGATCCGGGCCCTTCTGGGTTCTGTGGAGAGTGCTGTGGATGCCATTGAGGAGCAGACCAGCCAGATCCG GCAGAACCACAGCCTCCCTAGCTGCGGCACAGTGGACACCTGGTCTAGGGGCACCCCCCACCCGGAATCTCCCAACCATAAGCTCCCAGCCCCGGAACAAGAGAGGGGCGCGCTGCTGG gctcaggggaccccaaaGAGAAGGGCCTGGAAGCCCAGGTCAGCCGCTTGGCAGAGCTGATCGGGCGGCTGGAGAGCAAG GCCCTCTGGTTTGACCTGCAGCAGCGGCTCTCAGACGAGGAGGGCAGTGACATG CATGTGCAGCTGATCCGGCAGGAGATGGCCGTGTGCCCCGAGCAGCTGAGCACTTTCCTGGAGTCCCTGCGGCAGTACCTACGGGCCACAGCAGGGGCGAGTGCCTGTGTCCA CGTCGCCGCTGTCAGACTGTCAGACGGTTTTACCTTCGTTGTCTACGAGTTCTGGGAGACGGAGGCCGAGTGGAAGCG GCACCTTCAGAGCCCCGTGTGCAAGGGCTTCCGGCACACCAAGGTGGATGCGCTGAGTCAGCCAGAAGATCTGTCCCGGATCTCTGTGCCAG CCGTCTGGTGCACCATGGGCCAAGATTGA
- the SLC38A8 gene encoding putative sodium-coupled neutral amino acid transporter 8: protein MVAPTSEEPPPAHLSSVGAVFILLKSALGAGLLAFPWAFHRAGGVLPALLVELVSMVFLSTSLLSLGYAAATTGSSSYQGVVATLCGEAMGRLCEACFSANLLLISAAFLRVIGDQLEELCDVLLPRALPTPQPWYMNQRFSLSLVSLLLLLPLSTPRHIRGHMFSSILGTLAACYLVLLVMGQYYLGPPHPLPEPRTLPSPSWASALSVFPTICFGFQCHEAAVAVYSSMSRRGLCHWALVSVLSLLACCLIYSLTGIFGFLTFGAGVSTDVLMSYPGSDPSVLVARLLFAVSVITVYPIVVFLGRSVMQDLWRRCCCGARGPGALTNPSGLWIRMLMTAIWVAVTLAMALFLPDLGDIIGIIGGISAFFIFIFPGLCLICAVGTEPREVMGARARCCLQVWGAMSVLVGAFIFGQSTAEAVLGLF, encoded by the exons ATGGTGGCACCAACCTCTGAGGAGCCGCCCCCTGCCCACTTGTCCTCTGTGGGGGCCGTCTTCATCCTGCTCAAGTCTGCCCTGGGTGCCGGGCTGCTTGCCTTTCCCTGGGCCTTCCACAGGGCCGGTGGGGTGCTTCCTGCACTGCTAGTGGAGCTG GTGTCGATGGTCTTCCTCAGCACCAGTCTCCTGTCCCTGGGCTATGCGGCTGCCACCACTGGCAGTTCCTCTTACCAGGGCGTGGTGGCCACACTGTGTGGTGAGGCCATGGGACGGCTGTGTGAGGCCTGTTTTTCTGCCAACCTCCTCCTCATCTCTGCTGCCTTTCTCAGGGTCATCGGGGACCAGCTGGAGGAGT TGTGTGACGTCCTGCTGCCCAGAGCCCTGCCTACACCACAGCCCTGGTATATGAACCAGCGCTTCTCTCTGAGCCTCGTGTCACTGCTCCTGCTCCTACCACTGTCCACCCCCCGCCACATCCGAGGACACATGTTCAGCAG CATCCTAGGCACACTGGCTGCCTGTTACCTGGTGTTGCTCGTCATGGGCCAGTACTACCTGGGACCCCCACACCCCCTCCCGGAGCCCCGCACTTTGCCCAG CCCCTCCTGGGCCTCGGCTCTCAGCGTCTTCCCCACCATCTGCTTTGGCTTCCAG TGCCATGAAGCCGCTGTGGCAGTGTACAGCAGCATGAGCCGCCGCGGCCTGTGCCACTGGGCCCTGGTGTCGGTGCTGTCCCTGCTGGCCTGCTGTCTCATCTACTCTCTGACAG GGATATTCGGCTTCCTGACCTTTGGGGCCGGAGTCTCCACTGATGTCCTGATGTCCTACCCTGGCAGTGATCCATCTGTCCTGGTCGCCCGCCTCCTCTTTGCTGTCTCTGTGATCACTGTGTACCCCATTGTGGTCTTTTTGGGGAG GTCAGTGATGCAGGATTTATGGCGGAGGTGCTGCTGTGGGGCTCGGGGGCCTGGGGCCCTGACTAATCCATCAGGGCTGTGGATCCGGATGCTCATGACGGCTATCTGGGTGGCGGTGACACTTGCCATGGCCCTGTTTCTGCCTGACCTTGGAGATATCATCGGCATCATTGGTGGCATCAGCgccttcttcatcttcatcttccctG GTCTGTGCCTCATTTGTGCGGTGGGCACTGAGCCCAGGGAAGTCATGGGAGCCAGGGCCAG GTGCTGCCTGCAGGTCTGGGGTGCCATGTCGGTGCTGGTGGGTGCCTTCATCTTTGGGCAAAGCACAGCAGAAGCGGTGCTGGGGCTGTTCTAA